The Triticum urartu cultivar G1812 chromosome 5, Tu2.1, whole genome shotgun sequence genome contains the following window.
NNNNNNNNNNNNNNNNNNNNNNNNNNNNNNNNNNNNNNNNNNNNNNNNNNNNNNNNNNNNNNNNNNNNNNNNNNNNNNNNNNNNNNNNNNNNNNNNNNNNNNNNNNNNNNNNNNNNNNNNNNNNNNNNNNNNNNNNNNNNNNNNNNNNNNNNNNNNNNNNNNNNNNNNNNNNNNNNNNNNNNNNNNNNNNNNNNNNNNNNNNNNNNNNNNNNNNNNNNNNNNNNNNNNNNNNNNNNNNNNNNNNNNNNNNNNNNNNNNNNNNNNNNNNNNNNNNNNNNNNNNNNNNNNNNNNNNNNNNNNNNNNNNNNNNNNNNNNNNNNNNNNNNNNNNNNNNNNNNNNNNNNNNNNNNNNNNNNNNNNNNNNNNNNNNNNNNNNNNNNNNNNNNNNNNNNNNNNNNNNNNNNNNNNNNNNNNNNNNNNNNNNNNNNNNNGATCTCGAAGCCGCGCGGCGCGCTCCTCAGCAGGGCCTCGTACTCCGGCACGCCATCGCTACTGATGCCGTCGCCGTCGGCGATCGTGACGAGGAGAGGCAGGCTGCCTCCGGCGTCAGCGAGGAGCGCCAGGGCGTCGCGTGCGACGCCGAGGAACTGCGACTCGACGAGGAAGACTCTGGCCTCCGAGTGGTTCAGGAGGACGGACACCATGGCCGCGTCGTGCCGGGTGTTGAGCGTGCACAGCACACCGCCAGTCATCGGCACGCTGAAGTGCAGCTCGTACATGGCCGGCGTGTTCGCGGCCAGCACCGCCACCACATCCCGGCGGCCGACGCCGAGGCGCGCGAGCGCGGACGCCCCGGCGAGGCACCGCTCCCTCGTGTCGCGCCACGAGTACTCCTTCTCGCCGAATACGACGGCCGTGCGCGCCCCGTACACGAGCGCGGCGCGCTCCAGGAAGCTCAGCGGCGTGAGGGGCGTGTAGTTGGCGTCGCACTTCACCGACCCCTCCATGGCGATGCCTTCGAGAATGGGATCCCCGGAGCAATCCAGGCTAGG
Protein-coding sequences here:
- the LOC125507562 gene encoding butanoate--CoA ligase AAE1-like, which codes for MEGSVKCDANYTPLTPLSFLERAALVYGARTAVVFGEKEYSWRDTRERCLAGASALARLGVGRRDVVAVLAANTPAMYELHFSVPMTGGVLCTLNTRHDAAMVSVLLNHSEARVFLVESQFLGVARDALALLADAGGSLPLLVTIADGDGISSDGVPEYEALLRSAPRGFEI